AGGTTATCGGGCTTGATATCCCGGTGAATGACTTGGTGGTAGTGAACGAAATGCAAGACGTTGAGGATTTCTTGCACAATGCCTAGCACCTGAGCTTCGGGTAAGGGTTGGCCCAGGGGCATCTCATCACTCAGGGTCTGACCTTGAATGAATTCCTGAACGAGATAAAATTCTTTTTGATCTTCAAAGTAGGCGAGGAGCTGAGGAATTTGATCATGGCGTCCCAGCTTCTCCAGCATCTCGGCTTCGGTCCGAAATAGCCGCCGGGCCACATCAATAAATTGGGTATCAGAGCTGGCTGGCTTCAGATGCTTAACCACACATTGGGGATTGCCCGGTCGGCGAGTATCTTCAGCAATATAGGTTTGGCCAAATCCACCGGCCCCTAAGACTGCCGTAACCTTATAGCGCTGATCAAGTAAAGTACCCAGCATCAAGGCCCCCTGTGCAACACTCCTGATTCTGGCACACAATGATCTCAGTTCCTGCGGGGTTTACCATCGCGTATCATCAATGGGGCCTTGTTCATATTCTGTTGCTGAACTGAGTTTTCATGCCTCAAGTGTCTATCATTATGCCCCTGCTCAATGAAGCAACGGTTCTCAGCCGAACCCTTAAGCATCTGATGGCCTTGGAGCCTCCCGCCCATGAGATTATCTTGGTGGATGGGGGCAGTACTGATACGACGGTTTCCATTGCTCAGCACCATGTTGAGTCCTGGGAAGGGACGAGCTTTTCTGTGGTGACAGCACCGGAGCGGGGCCGGGCATCGCAGATGAATTACGGGGCTGCGATCGCAACTGGAGACATTCTTTGTTTTCTCCATGCCGATACCCTAGTCCCCGATGATCTAGTCGACCTAATGACTCAGACCCTAGCCGATCCTAATACCGTCTGCGGGGGGTTTATTGCTTTGATGTGTGGCGATCAAAGTACCCGCTGGGGCATCACGTTGCAAAACTACCTAAAAACCTATATTGCCGCCCTGATTGCTCGTCCCCATCTCTTCTTATGTAAGGGATTTAGGGTCTTGTTTGGTGATCAAGTGATGTTCTGTGACCAACAAGCATTTTGGAACTGTGACGGCTTTGATCCGGACCTACCCATTATGGAAGATGCAGACTTCTGTATCAGAATTGTTCAACAAGGCAAAATTCGGCTGGTCAACCGCATTGTCCAAACCTCCGACCGCAGATTGCAGCAATGGGGGGCTTGGAAAGCCACATTTATCTATCACTCGATAGGTTGGCTGTGGCTTATGGGTTTACCAGCCGAATTTCTCAAACGCTTTTACGAAG
The Acaryochloris marina S15 genome window above contains:
- a CDS encoding TIGR04283 family arsenosugar biosynthesis glycosyltransferase, which encodes MPQVSIIMPLLNEATVLSRTLKHLMALEPPAHEIILVDGGSTDTTVSIAQHHVESWEGTSFSVVTAPERGRASQMNYGAAIATGDILCFLHADTLVPDDLVDLMTQTLADPNTVCGGFIALMCGDQSTRWGITLQNYLKTYIAALIARPHLFLCKGFRVLFGDQVMFCDQQAFWNCDGFDPDLPIMEDADFCIRIVQQGKIRLVNRIVQTSDRRLQQWGAWKATFIYHSIGWLWLMGLPAEFLKRFYEEIR